Proteins encoded together in one Panthera uncia isolate 11264 chromosome A2, Puncia_PCG_1.0, whole genome shotgun sequence window:
- the RNF133 gene encoding E3 ubiquitin-protein ligase RNF133 gives MNPLKISTYRNKTASSWLMKFSFLWLLSHNCCRASAVWTAYMNISFHVGNRMLSELGETGVFGRSSTLKRVAGVIVPPDGKTQNACNPSTSFSRLKNSETWLALVERGGCTFTQKIKVAIEKGAGGVIIYNFPGTGNQVFPMSHQAFEDIVVVMIGNLKGVEILHLIQKGVHVTVIVEVGRKHIIWMNHYFVSFVIVTTATLAYFIFYHIRRLWIARIQNRRWQRLTTDLKKAFGQLQLRVLKEGDEEISPNGDSCVVCFELYKPNDTVRILTCKHFFHKSCIDPWILAHGTCPMCKRDILKALGIQVDVEDGTESLQVLMSNELSDALSPDEEETDRELPPVRGSDKVAPLEAGEVPLPPQNDSQLTSVVEDVHPLP, from the coding sequence ATGAATCCACTCAAGATTAGCACTTACAGAAACAAAACTGCTTCTTCCTGGCTTATGAAATTCAGTTTTCTTTGGCTTCTTAGTCACAATTGTTGCAGAGCCAGTGCTGTCTGGACTGCTTACATGAACATCTCGTTTCATGTTGGGAATCGGATGTTGTCAGAGTTGGGGGAAACGGGAGTGTTTGGAAGAAGCTCCACTTTGAAGAGAGTGGCAGGAGTTATCGTGCCACCTGATGgaaaaactcaaaatgcatgTAATCCCAGTACCAGTTTCAGCAGATTGAAGAACTCAGAGACCTGGCTTGCACTTGTTGAACGAGGTGGTTGTACCTTCACGCAGAAAATTAAGGTGGCCATTGAGAAGGGAGCCGGCGGAGTGATCATCTACAACTTTCCAGGAACTGGAAATCAGGTTTTTCCCATGTCTCATCAGGCATTTGAAGACATCGTTGTGGTGATGATTGGTAACCTCAAGGGTGTGGAGATTTTGCATTTAATTCAGAAGGGAGTTCACGTTACAGTCATAGTTGAGGTGGGGAGGAAACACATCATCTGGATGAATCactattttgtctcttttgtgaTTGTCACAACTGCTACTTTAGCATATTTCATCTTTTATCATATTCGGAGACTTTGGATAGCAAGGATTCAGAACCGGAGATGGCAGCGGTTAACAACTGATCTCAAGAAAGCCTTTGGCCAGCTGCAGCTTCGGGTTCTGAAAGAGGGGGATGAGGAAATCAGTCCAAATGGAGATAGCTGCGTAGTTTGCTTTGAACTCTATAAGCCTAATGATACAGTTCGTATTCTCACTTGTAAACACTTTTTCCACAAGAGTTGCATTGACCCCTGGATTCTGGCCCATGGGACGTGCCCCATGTGCAAACGTGACATTCTTAAAGCTTTGGGTATTCAGGTGGATGTTGAAGATGGAACAGAATCTTTGCAAGTTCTCATGTCAAATGAATTGTCCGATGCCCTGTCCCCTGATGAAGAAGAGACAGACCGTGAACTTCCTCCTGTGAGAGGATCTGACAAAGTGGCCCCTTTGGAAGCGGGGGAAGTGCCACTGCCCCCTCAGAATGACAGCCAGCTTACTTCAGTAGTGGAAGATGTTCATCCTTTACCTTGA
- the RNF148 gene encoding RING finger protein 148, whose translation MSLLRITPSTHSSVSSQLLRLSIFLLLSLSGSKGKAIWTAHLNITFQVGNRIISELGESGVFGNHSPLERVSGVAVLPEGWNQNACNPMTNFSRPEQADSWLALIERGGCTFTHKINVAAEKGANGVIIYNYPGTGNKVFPMSHQGTENIVAVMIGNLKGMELLHLIQKGVYVTIIIEVGRMHMPWLSHYVMSLFTFLAATVAYLFLYCAWRPRVPNSSTRRRRQMKADVKKAIGQLQLRVLKEGDKELDPNEDSCVVCFDIYKPQDVVRILTCKHFFHKTCIDPWLLAHRTCPMCKCDILKTSTQTIF comes from the coding sequence ATGAGCCTACTTAGAATTACTCCTTCAACTCATAGTTCTGTTTCATCTCAACTATTGCGGCTTAGCATCTTTCTACTACTTAGCCTTTCTGGCTCAAAAGGAAAAGCCATTTGGACAGCCCACCTGAATATAACATTTCAGGTGGGAAATCGGATTATATCTGAATTAGGAGAGAGTGGCGTGTTCGGAAATCATTCTCCTTTGGAAAGGGTGTCTGGTGTGGCGGTACTTCCTGAAGGATGGAATCAGAATGCTTGTAATCCTATGACCAACTTCAGCAGACCTGAACAAGCAGACTCTTGGTTGGCCCTCATTGAACGGGGGGGCTGTACTTTTACACATAAAATCAACGTGGCAGCAGAGAAGGGAGCAAATGGGGTGATCATCTATAACTATCCAGGTACGGGTAACAAAGTATTTCCCATGTCTCACCAGGGAACGGAAAATATAGTTGCAGTAATGATAGGCAACTTGAAAGGCATGGAACTTTTGCATTTGATTCAGAAAGGAGTCTACGTGACGATCATCATTGAGGTGGGAAGAATGCACATGCCATGGCTGAGCCATTATGTCATGTCTCTCTTTACCTTCCTGGCTGCCACAGTTGCCTACCTTTTCTTGTACTGTGCTTGGAGACCTAGGGTGCCCAATTCTTCCACCAGGAGGCGAAGACAGATGAAAGCAGATGTGAAGAAAGCTATCGGTCAGCTTCAACTGCGAGTGCTCAAGGAGGGGGATAAGGAACTAGATCCAAACGAAGACAGTTGTGTTGTTTGCTTTGACATCTACAAACCCCAAGATGTAGTACGTATTTTAACTTGCAAACATTTTTTCCATAAGACGTGCATTGACCCCTGGCTTTTAGCACACAGGACATGCCCCATGTGCAAGTGTGACATTCTGAAAACTTCAACCCAGACAATCTTCTGA